In Juglans microcarpa x Juglans regia isolate MS1-56 chromosome 7D, Jm3101_v1.0, whole genome shotgun sequence, the following are encoded in one genomic region:
- the LOC121239723 gene encoding delta(12)-acyl-lipid-desaturase-like, which yields MGAGARMSVVNKSEEQKATLQRVPHTKPPFTLSQLKKAIPPHCFQRSLFRSFSYVAYDLFFAFLFYHIATSYFHLLPHPLSYFAWPIYWTLQGCILTGVWVIAHECGHHAFSDYQWVDDTVGLVLHSALLVPYFSWKISHRRHHSNTGSLERDEVFVPKPKSKMPWYSKYFNNPPGRVLTLLVTLILGWPLYLAFNVSGRPYDRFACHYDPYGPIYSVRERLQIYISDAGIFAVAYVLYSAAIAKGLASLVCVYGVPLLIVNGFLVTITYLQHTHPSLPHYDSSEWDWLKGALATADRDYGVLNKVFHNITDTHVAHHLFSTMPHYHAMEATKAIKPILGEYYRFDGTSFYKAMWREAKECIYVEPDEGAPSKGVFWYQKKL from the coding sequence ATGGGTGCCGGAGCCCGAATGTCTGTTGTCAACAAGAGTGAAGAACAGAAAGCCACTCTCCAGCGAGTGCCACACACAAAGCCTCCATTCACACTTAGCCAACTTAAGAAAGCCATCCCACCACATTGTTTCCAACGTTCCCTCTTCCGCTCATTCTCCTATGTTGCTTACGACCTCTTCTTCGCCTTCCTCTTCTACCACATTGCTACCTCTTACTTCCACCTCCTCCCTCACCCACTTTCCTACTTTGCATGGCCAATCTATTGGACTCTCCAAGGCTGCATTCTCACTGGTGTTTGGGTCATTGCTCATGAGTGTGGTCACCATGCCTTCAGTGACTACCAATGGGTCGATGACACGGTTGGCCTAGTCCTCCACTCTGCTCTTTTGGTGCCCTACTTCTCATGGAAAATTAGTCACCGTCGTCACCACTCAAACACAGGGTCGTTAGAGCGAGATGAAGTGTTTGTTCCCAAGCCTAAATCCAAAATGCCATGGTATTCCAAGTACTTCAACAACCCACCAGGCAGGGTCCTTACCCTTTTGGTCACTCTCATTCTAGGTTGGCCCTTGTACTTGGCCTTCAATGTTTCAGGCCGTCCCTATGACCGATTTGCATGCCACTATGATCCCTATGGCCCCATTTATTCTGTTCGGGAAAgacttcaaatatatatctcAGATGCTGGTATCTTTGCCGTCGCTTACGTGCTTTACAGTGCTGCAATAGCTAAAGGACTGGCTTCGCTCGTATGTGTTTATGGGGTGCCATTGCTCATAGTCAATGGCTTTCTTGTAACGATCACATACTTGCAGCATACTCACCCTTCATTGCCACACTACGACTCATCGGAGTGGGACTGGCTGAAGGGAGCATTGGCAACAGCAGACAGAGATTATGGGGTGCTGAATAAGGTTTTCCACAACATCACAGACACGCATGTTGCTCACCATCTCTTCTCTACAATGCCTCATTACCATGCAATGGAGGCCACCAAAGCAATCAAGCCAATACTGGGTGAGTACTACCGGTTTGATGGCACATCATTTTACAAAGCAATGTGGAGGGAGGCTAAAGAGTGCATTTATGTTGAGCCGGACGAGGGGGCCCCTAGCAAAGGAGTTTTCTGGTACCAGAAAAAGCTGTGA
- the LOC121239707 gene encoding zinc finger CCCH domain-containing protein 14-like has translation MEFGAGRKRGRPEAALNGNGGFKKSKPEVESFTTGIGSKSKPCTKFFSTSGCPFGEGCHFLHYVPGGIKVASQMMNLGGNQAHPPAARSSALPPLFPDSSSPTTVKTRLCNKYKTAEGCKFGDKCHFAHGEWELGKPTATSYEDPRAMGPIPGRMGGRVEPPPQSHPAAASFGAFATTKLSVDASLSGAIIGKNGVNSKHICRVTGAKLSIREHESDPTKRNIELEGTFDQINQATTMVQELISNVRSTSGPPGRNPAGTTPSGNLKTKLCDNFTKGTCTFGERCHFAHGAEELRRPGM, from the exons ATGGAGTTTGGCGCTGGCCGCAAAAGAGGGAGGCCCGAAGCTGCTTTGAATGGCAATGGCGGTTTCAAAAAATCTAAGCCAG AAGTGGAGTCCTTTACAACTGGTATAGGAAGCAAATCGAAGCCATGCACAAAGTTTTTCAG TACTTCTGGGTGCCCATTTGGTGAGGGATGTCACTTCTTGCATTATGTTCCTGGTGGCATCAAAGTTGCATCTCAGATGATGAATCTTGGTGGCAACCAAGCTCATCCACCAGCTGCTAGAAGTTCGGCTCTTCCACCATTGTTTCCAGACAGTTCATCTCCTACAACTGTCAAAACCCGTTTATGCAACAAGTATAAGACAGCGGAAGGTTGCAAGTTTGGTGATAAATGCCATTTTGCCCATGGTGAGTGGGAGCTTGGCAAGCCAACTGCTACATCCTATGAAGATCCTCGTGCAATGGGACCGATTCCAGGCAGGATGGGTGGGCGGGTAGAACCTCCCCCACAAAGTCATCCGGCTGCGGCTAGTTTTGGAGCCTTTGCCACTACTAAGCTCAGTGTTGATGCCTCGCTTAGTGGAGCCATCATTGGGAAGAATGGTGTGAACTCAAAGCATATCTGTCGCGTAACAGGAGCCAAGCTTTCGATCAGAGAGCATGAGTCAGATCCCACCAAAAGGAACATTGAGCTTGAGGGTACTTTTGATCAGATCAATCAAGCCACCACCATGGTTCAAGAGCTTATTTCAAATGTTCGATCAACATCTGGACCTCCCGGGAGGAACCCTGCAGGGACAACTCCGTCAGGCAACTTGAAGACAAAGCTTTGTGACAACTTTACCAAAGGTACCTGCACCTTTGGGGAAAGATGCCACTTTGCTCATGGAGCTGAGGAATTGCGCAGGCCAGGGATGTGA
- the LOC121240015 gene encoding protein NRT1/ PTR FAMILY 7.1-like — protein sequence MANSLINFSNEIAVKISDEDAQAENRNCNKNGLEATNPRMDSRIKKGTGGWKYATFVLANQGLATLSFFGVAVNLVLFLTRVLNQESAVAANSVSKWTGTVYLFSLVGAFLSDSYWGRYLTCAVFQLILVAGLGLLSITSWLFLIKPTNCGDGEIDCMPTSSVGIAIFYLSIYLVAFGYGGHQPALATFGADQFDDANPKANGSKGAFFAYFYFALNAGCLFSNSILVYYEDTGRWTLGFLVSLGSAVIALLSYLVGTRGYRHVKPCGNPLPRVAQVFTATAKKWNVVPAHPNDLYEVEGTESAIKGSRKILHSNELEFLDKAATITQTDLHGPKSPWKLCTVTQVEEAKCVLKMLPIWLCTIIYSVVFTQMASLFVEQGDVMNTKIGNFHLPAASMSVFDILSVFICTGLYRQVLVPHAGKLSGNPKGITELQRMGVGLVIGMLSMVAAGATEIERLKHTRPDQKSSSLSILWQIPQYVLVGASEVFMYVGQLEFFNGQAPDGIKSFGSSLCMASISLGNYVSSLLVNMVTGITARGNNPGWIPNDLNSGHIDRFYFLIAVLTALDFVLYLFCAKWYKGINLIEDGEMKETGNNKQGQDDQDGVQMNRV from the exons ATGGCTAATTCGCTGATCAACTTCTCCAACGAGATTGCAGTAAAG ATCAGTGATGAAGATGCACAAGCTGAGAACAGAAACTGCAATAAGAATGGACTGGAGGCGACCAACCCAAGGATGGATTCCCGTATTAAAAAGGGCACAGGAGGATGGAAATATGCAACTTTCGTGCTAG CAAATCAAGGCCTAGCAACACTATCTTTCTTCGGCGTTGCTGTGAACTTGGTTTTGTTCTTAACCAGAGTTCTTAATCAAGAAAGTGCGGTTGCAGCCAATAGTGTAAGCAAGTGGACTGGAACTGTTTATTTGTTCTCACTGGTTGGAGCATTCCTCAGCGATTCATACTGGGGCCGTTACTTAACCTGCGCAGTCTTTCAGCTAATTCTTGTTGCG ggTTTGGGGCTATTGTCCATCACGTCTTGGCTCTTCCTGATCAAACCAACAAATTGTGGTGATGGAGAAATAGATTGCATGCCCACATCCTCAGTTGGGATAGCCATTTTTTACTTATCTATTTACTTGGTAGCCTTTGGATATGGTGGGCACCAGCCTGCTCTAGCCACGTTCGGAGCAGACCAATTTGATGATGCAAACCCTAAAGCAAACGGTTCGAAAGGAGCTTTCTTTGCCTATTTTTACTTTGCACTCAACGCAGGATGTCTTTTCTCAAACAGTATTTTGGTCTACTACGAGGATACTGGAAGATGGACTCTTGGATTTTTGGTGTCCTTAGGTTCTGCTGTTATTGCCCTACTATCATATCTCGTAGGGACTCGTGGATATCGGCACGTAAAGCCATGTGGCAACCCTTTGCCACGTGTTGCTCAGGTATTTACTGCTACTGCTAAGAAATGGAACGTTGTTCCAGCCCACCCGAATGACCTTTATGAAGTGGAAGGAACAGAATCTGCAATTAAAGGGAGCAGGAAGATTCTTCACAGCAACGAGTTAGA ATTTTTGGACAAGGCAGCAACAATAACACAGACTGATCTCCATGGCCCAAAAAGTCCATGGAAGCTTTGCACCGTGACTCAAGTTGAAGAAGCCAAATGCGTTCTGAAAATGTTACCCATATGGCTATGCACAATAATCTACTCAGTCGTCTTCACGCAAATGGCTTCTCTCTTTGTAGAGCAAGGCGATGTGATGAACACCAAGATTGGAAACTTTCACCTTCCAGCTGCCAGCATGTCTGTCTTCGACATTCTCAGTGTCTTCATTTGCACTGGACTCTATCGCCAAGTTCTTGTTCCCCATGCAGGAAAATTAAGTGGGAATCCCAAGGGCATAACCGAGCTCCAAAGAATGGGTGTTGGGCTAGTTATTGGGATGTTATCGATGGTGGCAGCAGGTGCCACTGAGATTGAAAGGCTCAAACATACAAGGCCTGATCAAAAGAGTAGCTCCTTAAGCATTCTATGGCAAATTCCACAATATGTTCTTGTTGGTGCTTCTGAAGTGTTTATGTATGTTGGTCAATTGGAGTTCTTTAATGGACAAGCCCCTGATGGGATAAAAAGCTTCGGAAGTTCGCTTTGCATGGCTTCCATTTCTCTTGGAAATTATGTGAGTAGCTTGCTGGTTAATATGGTCACGGGGATTACTGCTAGAGGCAATAATCCGGGATGGATCCCAAATGACTTGAACTCTGGCCACATTGATAGGTTTTACTTCCTGATTGCAGTGCTAACAGCACTCGACTTTGTACTTTACTTGTTTTGTGCTAAATGGTACAAGGGCATCAACCTAATTGAGGACGGCGAGATGAAGGAAACTGGGAATAATAAGCAAGGACAAGATGATCAAGATGGAGTGCAGATGAACAGAGTCTAG